One part of the Torulaspora delbrueckii CBS 1146 chromosome 8, complete genome genome encodes these proteins:
- the TDEL0H04480 gene encoding uncharacterized protein, translating into MSNNKDVFLETEKYSSSASHIEMEHISTKDVYEDPTQAKFDLENDIGNKTSDLLNKSFNMQEEVAALDQLGSSYKKKQSFWGKLKSVEFEVDFENKNRMVIMLGAFAAFAGILSGIDQSIISGASIGMNKMLHLTKHQASLVSSLMPWVLVGGSILLTPLSETFGRKKALVMSCIFYTVGAIVCAAAGNHHEMYAGRFLIGVGVGIEGGGIGVYIAESVPSSVRGSLVSLYQFNIALGELFGYIVGVIFFDVKGGWRYMVGSSLVFSTILLIGLLFLPESPRWLMHKGRVGESWNVWKRLRDVTDDNNTVEFLELRQAAEKDRDLRANESRFQSLFDLFLVPRNRRALIFSSTMIGLGQLTGINAIMYYMSTLMQQIGFDDKQSVAMSMVGGAALLLGTIPAILWMDRFGRRTWAMTIVIFAVGLVLVGVGYRININTNLAAAEGVYLTGLILYNIAFGSYAALTWVLPSESFSLGTRSIGMTVASVLLYTFAFTVTYNFEKMQDAMTYTGLTLGFYGGIALVIGIPYQLLCMPETKNRTLEEIDDIFAQPTREIIKTNIAYLKKGKLSY; encoded by the coding sequence ATGTCAAACAATAAAGACGTATTTCTCGAAACCGAGAAATACTCTTCAAGCGCCTCTCATATCGAGATGGAGCACATTTCAACGAAGGATGTTTACGAAGATCCAACCCAGGCCAAGTTCGATCTCGAGAACGATATTGGCAATAAGACTTCTGATCTGTTGAacaaaagtttcaacatGCAGGAAGAAGTAGCCGCCTTGGATCAATTGGGCTCTTCTTACAAAAAGAAGCAATCTTTTTGGGGAAAATTGAAATCGGTAGAATTCGAAGTCGATTTTGAAAACAAGAATCGTATGGTTATCATGTTGGGTGCCTTTGCTGCTTTCGCAGGTATCCTTTCTGGTATTGACCAATCTATTATTTCTGGTGCATCCATTGGTATGAACAAGATGCTTCACTTGACGAAGCATCAAGCATCGTTGGTCTCTTCGTTGATGCCCTGGGTGCTGGTTGGTGGGTCCATTCTATTGACTCCTCTTAGTGAAACTTTTGGTCGTAAGAAGGCGTTGGTCATGTCCTGTATCTTCTACACTGTTGGAGCAATTGTCTGTGCTGCCGCTGGTAATCACCATGAAATGTATGCCGGTAGATTCTTAATCGGTGTTGGTGTTGGTATTGAAGGTGGTGGTATCGGTGTTTACATTGCCGAGTCCGTGCCATCTTCAGTCAGAGGTAGTCTGGTTTCCTTGTATCAGTTTAACATTGCTCTTGGTGAGCTTTTTGGTTACATCGTCGGTGTTATCTTTTTCGATGTCAAAGGTGGGTGGAGATACATGGTTGGTTCTTCGCTAGTCTTCTCTACAATCTTACTAATTGGTCTTCTATTTTTGCCTGAGTCACCTCGTTGGTTGATGCACAAGGGTCGTGTTGGAGAATCATGGAACGTTTGGAAGAGATTAAGAGATGTAACAGATGACAACAATACTGTTGAATTCTTAGAGTTGAGACAAGCAGCAGAAAAAGATAGAGACCTACGCGCCAACGAATCGAGATTCCAATCCTTGTTTGACTTATTCCTCGTCCCTCGTAATCGTCGTGCTTTAATCTTCTCCAGTACCATGATCGGTttgggtcaattgactGGTATTAACGCTATCATGTACTACATGTCCACACTGATGCAACAAATCGGTTTTGATGACAAACAGTCAGTTGCTATGTCAATGGTTGGTGGTGCAGCTCTACTATTGGGTACTATTCCAGCCATTCTATGGATGGATAGATTCGGTAGACGTACATGGGCCATGACTATCGTTATTTTCGCCGTTGGGCTGGTTCTTGTTGGTGTGGGTTACAGAATTAACATTAACACCAACTTAGCCGCTGCTGAAGGTGTCTATCTAACCGGTTTGATCCTATACAATATCGCATTCGGTTCCTACGCTGCTTTAACTTGGGTCCTACCATCCGAATCCTTCTCCCTAGGAACAAGATCCATCGGTATGACTGTTGCTTCGGTTCTATTATACACTTTTGCATTCACCGTGACTTacaactttgagaaaatgCAAGACGCGATGACGTACACCGGTCTAACTCTAGGTTTCTACGGTGGTATCGCTTTGGTTATCGGTATCCCATACCAACTGCTATGTATGCCAGAAACCAAGAACAGAACgctggaagaaattgatgacaTTTTTGCCCAGCCAACAAGAGAGATTATCAAGACTAATATTGCTTACTTGAAAAAGGGTAAGTTGAGTTACTAG